In Archangium violaceum, the following are encoded in one genomic region:
- a CDS encoding D-alanine--D-alanine ligase family protein: MRIALTYNLKLSDSEDEAEFDTQETVNTLAAAIERLGHRLERFEVSGPASRTVARLEAYSPDLIFNIAEGRRGRFREAFYPALFEELGFAYTGSDAYALAVTLDKQLTKLVLSKHGIRTPGWQFVEKLNELKAEDLRFPVIIKPNFEGSSKGITQDSVAETVEQAREKVAQALARYPAGILVEEFISGTDITVPYLAAVQNDHDGVLSPTEYDIDPAAIAGRKYAIYDYELKTKKDSAVKVRAPARLSPRVAEEMRNMSTKIFQVLDCRDLGRIDFRLSDAGVPYFLELNALPSLEQGAGIYAAAALEGIHLDGVVSAIIQSAARRYKIKDGKRQGKPARKSGPLRVGFTYNVKRVKPVAADGSALEDSEAEYDSPTTLQAIREAIASWGHEVVDLEATAELPSVLASTPLDIVFNIAEGFKGRNRESQVPAMLELLDIPYTGSDPATLSIALDKALAKKIVRQAGIHTPNFQLMHTGKERLDKQFTSFPLIVKPVAEGSSKGVVSKSVCHNEAELRDVVKEIVTKYQQPALIEEYIGGREFTVGLLGERRPRVLPPMEIVFLDKEDRTPIYSFQHKLDWNDRIRYDAPAKIEPALLEKLRAAARGSFMALGCRDVARIDFRMDDKGRIYFIECNPLPGLTPGWSDLVLIAQGAGMDYRGLIGEIMAPAIRRYKEREARRAADESALTKLSMEKASIDKATLAEEKVGAAAAAGSGGSSSGEPPPRMEMKA, from the coding sequence TTGCGCATCGCGCTGACCTACAACCTCAAGCTGTCCGACTCGGAAGACGAGGCGGAGTTCGATACCCAGGAGACGGTGAACACGCTGGCGGCGGCCATCGAGCGGCTCGGCCACCGGCTGGAGCGCTTCGAGGTGAGTGGACCCGCCTCGCGCACCGTCGCCCGGCTCGAGGCGTACAGCCCGGACCTCATCTTCAACATCGCCGAGGGCCGCCGGGGCCGCTTCCGCGAGGCCTTCTATCCGGCGCTCTTCGAGGAGCTCGGGTTCGCCTACACGGGCTCGGACGCCTACGCGCTGGCGGTGACGCTGGACAAGCAGCTCACCAAGCTGGTGCTGTCCAAGCACGGCATCCGCACGCCGGGCTGGCAGTTCGTGGAGAAGCTCAACGAGCTGAAGGCCGAGGACCTGCGCTTCCCGGTCATCATCAAGCCCAACTTCGAGGGCTCGTCCAAGGGCATCACCCAGGACTCGGTGGCCGAGACGGTGGAGCAGGCGCGCGAGAAGGTGGCGCAGGCGCTGGCGCGTTATCCGGCGGGCATCCTGGTGGAGGAGTTCATCAGCGGCACGGACATCACGGTGCCGTACCTGGCGGCGGTGCAGAACGATCATGACGGCGTGCTCAGCCCGACCGAGTACGACATCGATCCGGCGGCCATCGCGGGCCGCAAGTACGCCATCTACGACTACGAGCTGAAGACGAAGAAGGACAGCGCGGTGAAGGTGCGCGCCCCGGCCAGACTCTCTCCCAGGGTGGCCGAGGAGATGCGCAACATGTCGACGAAGATCTTCCAGGTGCTGGACTGCCGGGACCTGGGGCGGATCGACTTCCGGCTGAGCGACGCGGGCGTGCCGTACTTCCTGGAGCTCAACGCGCTGCCCAGCCTGGAGCAGGGGGCGGGCATCTACGCGGCGGCGGCGCTGGAGGGCATCCACCTGGACGGGGTGGTGAGCGCCATCATCCAGAGCGCGGCGCGGCGCTACAAGATCAAGGACGGCAAGCGCCAGGGCAAGCCGGCGCGCAAGTCGGGCCCGCTGCGCGTGGGCTTCACCTACAACGTGAAGCGCGTGAAGCCGGTGGCGGCGGACGGCTCGGCCCTGGAGGACAGCGAGGCCGAGTACGACTCGCCGACCACGCTGCAGGCCATCCGCGAGGCGATCGCCTCGTGGGGCCACGAGGTGGTGGACCTGGAGGCCACGGCGGAACTGCCGAGCGTGCTGGCCAGCACGCCGTTGGACATCGTGTTCAACATCGCGGAGGGCTTCAAGGGCCGCAACCGCGAGAGCCAGGTGCCGGCGATGCTGGAGCTGCTGGACATCCCGTACACGGGAAGCGATCCGGCCACGCTGTCCATCGCGCTGGACAAGGCGCTGGCGAAGAAGATCGTGCGCCAGGCGGGCATCCACACGCCGAACTTCCAGCTCATGCACACGGGCAAGGAGCGGCTGGACAAGCAGTTCACGAGCTTCCCGCTGATCGTGAAGCCGGTGGCGGAGGGCTCCTCGAAGGGCGTGGTGAGCAAGAGCGTCTGCCACAACGAGGCGGAGCTGCGCGATGTGGTGAAGGAGATCGTCACCAAGTACCAGCAGCCGGCGCTGATCGAGGAGTACATCGGCGGGCGCGAGTTCACGGTGGGCCTGTTGGGCGAGCGGCGCCCGCGCGTGCTGCCGCCGATGGAGATCGTCTTCCTGGACAAGGAGGACCGGACGCCGATCTACAGCTTCCAGCACAAGCTGGATTGGAACGATCGCATCCGGTACGACGCGCCGGCGAAGATCGAGCCGGCGCTGCTGGAGAAGCTGAGGGCGGCGGCGCGAGGCTCGTTCATGGCGCTGGGGTGCCGGGACGTGGCGCGCATCGACTTCCGCATGGACGACAAGGGCCGCATCTACTTCATCGAGTGCAACCCGCTGCCGGGCCTGACGCCGGGGTGGAGCGACCTGGTGCTGATCGCGCAGGGCGCGGGCATGGACTACCGGGGGCTCATCGGGGAGATCATGGCCCCGGCGATCCGGCGCTACAAGGAGCGCGAGGCCCGGCGCGCGGCCGACGAGAGCGCGCTGACGAAGCTGTCGATGGAGAAGGCCTCCATCGACAAGGCCACGCTGGCCGAGGAGAAGGTGGGGGCCGCTGCCGCCGCGGGCTCGGGAGGCTCGTCCTCTGGCGAGCCGCCTCCGCGCATGGAGATGAAGGCCTGA
- a CDS encoding tRNA1(Val) (adenine(37)-N6)-methyltransferase yields MGILLTEAALEWPQRTPIELRPGPGETLDSVCGGEVRVLQRRRGYRFTLDPVLLTHFAIYEAGAVRGRLMDLGTGCGIIPLILARRLGCESITGLELQPRLYSLAERNVHLNRCEREVSLVRGDIRCVERLFPKASFSHVLCNPPYRAREQGRISTDMEKALARHEISCELRDVARAAAYLLRCRGSFCVVYPASRLSELMAVLRAEKLEPRTARMVHSRAGRPAKLVLMHAVKRAPTGLTVMPPLVIHADDEQAFSREVSAMVE; encoded by the coding sequence GTGGGCATCCTGCTGACAGAAGCCGCGCTGGAGTGGCCCCAGCGCACGCCGATCGAGCTCCGGCCCGGCCCCGGAGAGACGCTCGATTCGGTCTGTGGCGGCGAGGTGAGGGTGCTCCAGAGGCGCAGGGGTTATCGCTTCACGTTGGATCCCGTGTTGCTCACGCACTTCGCCATCTACGAGGCCGGGGCGGTGCGGGGGCGGTTGATGGACCTGGGGACGGGGTGCGGAATCATCCCGCTCATCCTGGCGAGGCGGTTGGGCTGCGAGAGCATCACCGGGCTGGAGCTACAGCCGCGCCTGTACTCCCTCGCCGAGCGCAACGTGCACCTCAACCGCTGCGAGCGGGAGGTGTCGCTGGTCCGAGGGGACATCCGCTGCGTGGAGCGGCTGTTTCCGAAGGCGAGCTTTTCCCATGTGCTGTGCAACCCACCGTACCGGGCGCGGGAGCAGGGGAGGATCAGCACGGACATGGAGAAGGCCCTCGCGCGGCATGAGATCTCGTGCGAGCTCCGGGACGTCGCGCGAGCGGCGGCCTATCTCCTGCGATGCCGTGGAAGCTTCTGCGTGGTGTATCCGGCCTCGAGGCTGTCCGAGCTGATGGCGGTGTTGCGCGCGGAGAAGCTGGAGCCGAGGACCGCGCGCATGGTGCATTCACGCGCGGGGAGGCCCGCGAAGCTGGTGTTGATGCACGCGGTGAAGAGGGCGCCCACCGGGCTGACCGTGATGCCCCCGCTCGTCATCCACGCCGATGACGAGCAGGCTTTCTCGCGCGAGGTCAGCGCGATGGTTGAGTAG
- the hemB gene encoding porphobilinogen synthase — MGYPIHRPRRLRRSAALREMVRETTLAPSDFIYPLFVVEGRDIRRPISSMPGVFNLSLEHAVAEAKQAKALGVPAVLLFGIPDHKDARGSQAYAREGIVQRAVREIKNAIPDMLVIVDVCLCEYTDHGHCGVIEGGHVANDATLPLLAQMAVTCAQAGADIIAPSDMMDGRVGAIRAALDEVKLTEVPILSYAAKYASGFYGPFREAAQSTPQFGDRRTHQMDPGNVREALKEVELDLEEGADMIMVKPALSYLDVIHRVRERVDVPVVAYNVSAEYSMVKAAAQNGWIDGDRLMLEILTSIKRAGSDLIITYHSLEAAKLLG, encoded by the coding sequence ATGGGATATCCGATTCATCGCCCGCGCCGCCTGCGCCGTTCGGCGGCCCTTCGTGAGATGGTGCGAGAGACCACGCTCGCTCCCTCGGACTTCATCTATCCGCTGTTCGTCGTGGAGGGCCGGGACATCCGCCGTCCCATCTCCTCCATGCCGGGCGTCTTCAATCTCTCGTTGGAGCACGCCGTCGCCGAGGCGAAGCAGGCCAAGGCGCTCGGGGTGCCCGCGGTGCTCCTGTTCGGCATCCCGGATCACAAGGACGCCCGGGGCTCGCAGGCCTACGCGCGCGAGGGCATCGTCCAGCGCGCCGTCCGGGAGATCAAGAACGCCATCCCGGACATGCTCGTCATCGTGGACGTGTGTCTGTGCGAGTACACGGACCACGGCCACTGCGGCGTCATCGAGGGCGGCCATGTCGCCAACGACGCCACGCTGCCGCTGCTGGCGCAGATGGCGGTGACGTGCGCCCAGGCCGGCGCGGACATCATCGCTCCCTCGGACATGATGGACGGGCGCGTGGGGGCCATCCGCGCGGCGCTGGACGAGGTGAAGCTCACCGAGGTGCCCATCCTCTCCTATGCGGCCAAGTACGCCTCGGGCTTCTACGGGCCCTTCCGCGAGGCGGCCCAGAGCACGCCCCAGTTCGGCGATCGCCGCACGCACCAGATGGACCCGGGCAACGTGCGCGAGGCCCTCAAGGAGGTGGAGCTGGACCTGGAGGAGGGCGCGGACATGATCATGGTGAAGCCCGCGCTGTCCTACCTGGACGTCATCCACCGGGTGCGCGAGCGCGTCGACGTGCCGGTGGTGGCCTACAACGTGTCCGCCGAGTACTCCATGGTGAAGGCCGCCGCCCAGAACGGGTGGATCGACGGAGATCGCCTGATGCTGGAGATTCTCACCTCCATCAAGCGCGCCGGCTCGGACCTCATCATCACCTACCACTCGCTCGAAGCCGCGAAGCTGCTGGGTTGA
- a CDS encoding polyhydroxyalkanoic acid system family protein: protein MGTMKFEVPHSLPKDEVRKRVEQLLKYWVDKYGVKADWQGDGAKIIGKVMGINLDANFTITDGAIQGEGTDPGMLLRGQAKSYLQKKFSTVLDPSKSADDVSKGLA, encoded by the coding sequence ATGGGCACGATGAAGTTCGAGGTCCCCCACTCCCTCCCCAAGGACGAGGTCAGGAAGCGCGTCGAGCAGCTTCTCAAGTACTGGGTCGACAAGTACGGCGTGAAGGCGGACTGGCAGGGTGACGGGGCGAAGATCATCGGCAAGGTGATGGGCATCAACCTCGATGCCAACTTCACCATCACCGACGGCGCCATCCAGGGCGAGGGCACCGACCCCGGCATGCTCCTGCGCGGCCAGGCCAAGTCCTACCTGCAGAAGAAGTTCAGCACCGTGCTCGACCCGAGCAAGAGCGCCGACGACGTGAGCAAGGGCCTCGCGTAA
- a CDS encoding ABC transporter ATP-binding protein has translation MPAIEVIGLRKTYRRAFGRRGHEALRGVDLSVPEGSAFGLIGPNGAGKTTFIKSILGIVQPSEGTVRVLGGSPEDPRIRARIGYLPERLHLPGSWKAPAFLATVARLKELKPDPAANLRLLERVGLTDALGRKIGGYSKGMRQRLGLAAALLGNPALLILDEPTDGIDPMGRVEVRRILQEEVQRGTTLFLNSHLLAETERVCDRVAILAEGKVLREGRLEELSRGGARWAVRFAPGADAGALASAGFTAAGTEGQYHVEAADVAGLNAALDKARAAGALLVELKRDGQDLEAVLASAMGVAA, from the coding sequence GTGCCAGCCATCGAAGTCATCGGACTCCGCAAGACCTACCGGCGTGCCTTCGGGCGCCGGGGCCATGAGGCCCTGCGGGGTGTGGACCTGTCCGTGCCGGAAGGCAGTGCGTTCGGGCTGATCGGCCCCAACGGCGCGGGAAAGACGACGTTCATCAAGAGCATCCTCGGCATCGTCCAGCCCTCGGAGGGGACGGTGCGGGTGCTCGGCGGGTCTCCCGAGGACCCTCGCATCCGGGCCCGCATCGGCTACCTGCCCGAGCGCCTGCACCTGCCGGGCTCGTGGAAGGCGCCGGCCTTCCTCGCCACGGTGGCCCGGCTCAAGGAGCTGAAGCCGGACCCGGCCGCGAACCTACGGCTGCTGGAGCGCGTGGGACTGACGGACGCGCTGGGTCGGAAGATTGGCGGCTACTCCAAGGGCATGCGCCAGCGGCTAGGGCTCGCGGCGGCGCTGCTGGGCAACCCCGCCCTGCTCATCCTCGACGAGCCCACCGACGGCATCGACCCCATGGGCCGGGTGGAAGTGCGGCGCATCCTCCAGGAGGAGGTGCAGCGCGGCACCACCCTCTTCCTCAACTCGCACCTGCTGGCCGAGACCGAGCGCGTATGCGACCGGGTAGCCATCCTCGCGGAGGGCAAGGTGCTGCGCGAGGGTCGGCTGGAAGAGCTGTCGCGCGGTGGAGCGCGGTGGGCGGTGCGCTTCGCGCCGGGAGCGGACGCGGGCGCGCTGGCCTCGGCGGGCTTCACGGCGGCGGGCACCGAGGGGCAGTACCACGTGGAGGCCGCGGACGTGGCGGGGCTGAACGCGGCGCTGGACAAGGCCCGCGCGGCCGGGGCGCTGCTGGTGGAGCTCAAGCGGGACGGGCAGGACCTGGAGGCCGTGCTGGCCTCGGCCATGGGGGTGGCGGCATGA
- a CDS encoding OmpA family protein, whose amino-acid sequence MHLHPSIRGAVAATLLVGPLASAQTTEQLPGFDLERLETNVGRGTLLVGNGELLVPGGLSISLMGHYQRLPLVLNDGERNLEVVRDRATALLAASYGVLPWLELSAQVPFVLWQHGDDPTQAGLSELAIQGVGTPVLQARLGLLSQRQRQPVDLSADLGAGLPLGTGQALAGDTGPRFHARMVAGTTLGWLRPSLEAGVLFRPPILLDAVGQKDKRATSAEVRLGAALATTGTGLRGELGVRATLSPNLSMDMLGGVRFPLLVGLDAFVLGGPSFGWALGTPRFRVLAGVTFRSEPPPKLSYLNPIEDRELQLAMAEPSRPQQEDRLVRPAGTWEFNSLTPGDAQGNSDGESREPPRPYQPGPQERLVLRGEIHFSQGSSELPGVVPLLDQSVLRLSELPKGGTIIVEGHADTEGTDMSNMMMSLRRAQAVRRYLLDQGIPPMRVRIRGFGSDWPVSAKPATEQERQLNRRAEVLIITETPPSATTQASAP is encoded by the coding sequence ATGCACCTACACCCATCCATCCGGGGAGCGGTAGCCGCGACGTTGCTCGTGGGCCCACTCGCGTCGGCCCAGACCACCGAGCAGCTGCCGGGCTTCGACCTGGAACGGCTGGAGACGAACGTGGGGCGCGGCACACTGCTGGTCGGCAATGGCGAGTTGCTGGTGCCCGGGGGCCTGAGCATCAGCCTGATGGGGCACTACCAGCGCCTGCCCCTGGTGCTGAACGATGGAGAGCGGAACCTGGAGGTGGTGCGCGACAGGGCGACCGCACTGCTCGCCGCCAGCTACGGCGTCCTGCCCTGGCTCGAGCTGAGCGCCCAGGTGCCCTTCGTGCTCTGGCAGCACGGTGATGATCCCACCCAGGCAGGCCTGAGCGAGCTGGCCATCCAGGGCGTGGGCACTCCCGTGCTGCAGGCCCGACTGGGGCTGCTATCCCAGCGCCAACGGCAACCCGTGGACTTGTCGGCGGACCTGGGTGCGGGGCTGCCGCTGGGTACCGGACAGGCCCTGGCGGGTGATACGGGACCGCGCTTTCACGCGCGGATGGTGGCAGGAACGACCCTGGGCTGGTTGCGCCCCTCACTCGAGGCGGGAGTGCTGTTCCGTCCGCCCATCCTCCTGGATGCTGTCGGACAGAAGGACAAGCGGGCAACGAGCGCCGAGGTGCGCCTGGGAGCCGCGCTGGCCACGACGGGTACCGGTCTTCGCGGAGAACTAGGCGTGAGGGCCACGCTCTCCCCCAATCTGTCGATGGATATGCTTGGCGGAGTGCGTTTCCCCTTGCTGGTCGGGCTGGACGCCTTCGTCCTAGGAGGCCCCAGCTTTGGTTGGGCCCTGGGTACGCCTCGCTTCCGTGTGCTCGCGGGCGTCACCTTCCGCAGCGAGCCACCTCCCAAGCTCTCGTACCTGAATCCGATCGAGGATCGCGAACTCCAGCTCGCCATGGCCGAGCCCTCGCGCCCGCAGCAAGAGGATCGACTCGTCCGTCCGGCCGGCACCTGGGAGTTCAACTCCCTCACTCCCGGCGATGCGCAGGGGAACTCGGACGGAGAGTCTCGGGAGCCTCCGCGACCCTACCAGCCCGGTCCCCAGGAACGGCTCGTACTCCGGGGAGAGATCCACTTCTCGCAGGGCAGCTCGGAATTACCGGGCGTGGTGCCACTGCTGGACCAGAGCGTCCTGCGGTTGTCGGAACTGCCCAAGGGAGGCACCATCATCGTCGAGGGGCATGCGGACACCGAGGGCACCGACATGTCTAACATGATGATGTCGCTCAGGCGCGCCCAGGCAGTGCGGCGCTACCTGCTCGACCAGGGAATCCCTCCGATGCGAGTGCGGATCCGCGGCTTCGGCTCGGACTGGCCCGTGAGCGCCAAACCCGCCACCGAGCAGGAGCGCCAGCTCAACCGCAGGGCCGAGGTGCTCATCATCACCGAGACCCCGCCGTCGGCCACCACCCAGGCGTCGGCCCCGTAA
- a CDS encoding RCC1 domain-containing protein, with translation MKWKHGGSVWAALMCALMAVACGQPEVGLHGTEEQSMPELSATSAALTATASYDSALKVPRCIGVASGCDSGNLVNGRGPMGPEFNAPNTLGGTCADGTAGSYHNDESLERVKVYTTDGTDLAPGKQVTLEVDVWAWSGYTSDALDLYYAADASNPTWAFIATLVPAGAGAQTLRVNYTLPTGGSTQVVRAAFRYTGSAGACTGGPYDDRDDLAFEVVGAPTPKSSHMAAGYFHSLKVKPDGTVWASGDNTSGQLGDGTTTQRTTPVQVSGLTNVAAIFAGDHHALALKKDGTVWTWGYNSHGQLGDGTTTQRTTPVQVVGLTNVVALAARKEHSLAVKQDGTVWAWGNNDHGQLGDGTTTNRTTPVQVTGLSGVVNVAAGWWSSLVLKQDGTVWAWGDNYYGQLGDGTSTTRTTPVQVSGLSGAIALVSGHNHAMALKQDGTVWSWGYNYAGQLGDGTTFSRTTPVQVSGLSGVTSIDAKISHSLAVRNDGTVWAWGDNYFGQLGDGTTTRRATPVQVLGFSGAVAVQAGCSHSLALKQDGSIWGWGDNYYGQLGDGTNTTRYSPVRVLQ, from the coding sequence ATGAAGTGGAAGCATGGGGGGAGTGTCTGGGCCGCGCTGATGTGCGCCCTGATGGCCGTGGCCTGTGGACAGCCAGAGGTGGGGCTGCATGGCACGGAAGAGCAGTCCATGCCGGAACTGAGCGCCACCTCGGCCGCGCTGACGGCAACGGCCAGTTACGATTCAGCTTTGAAGGTGCCCCGGTGCATCGGGGTGGCTTCAGGCTGTGACTCGGGCAACCTCGTCAACGGCCGTGGGCCGATGGGGCCCGAGTTCAACGCACCCAACACCTTGGGAGGCACTTGCGCGGACGGTACCGCTGGCTCCTACCACAATGACGAGTCGCTGGAGCGGGTGAAGGTCTACACCACCGATGGCACCGACCTGGCGCCTGGCAAACAGGTGACCCTCGAAGTCGATGTGTGGGCCTGGTCCGGGTACACGTCGGACGCGCTGGACCTGTATTATGCGGCGGACGCGAGCAATCCGACCTGGGCCTTCATCGCCACCCTGGTGCCGGCCGGGGCAGGTGCGCAGACACTGAGGGTGAACTACACGCTGCCGACGGGCGGCAGCACCCAGGTTGTGCGCGCTGCCTTCCGTTACACGGGCTCCGCTGGAGCCTGCACGGGTGGTCCCTATGATGACCGGGACGATCTGGCCTTCGAGGTGGTGGGCGCCCCCACTCCAAAGTCCTCACACATGGCGGCTGGGTATTTCCACAGTCTGAAGGTGAAGCCGGATGGGACTGTCTGGGCCTCGGGCGACAACACCAGCGGCCAGCTCGGTGACGGCACCACCACCCAGCGCACCACGCCGGTGCAGGTCTCGGGGCTCACGAACGTGGCGGCCATCTTCGCGGGTGATCACCACGCTCTTGCACTGAAGAAAGACGGCACCGTGTGGACCTGGGGCTACAACTCGCACGGCCAGCTCGGTGACGGTACCACCACCCAGCGCACCACGCCGGTGCAGGTCGTGGGGCTCACGAACGTGGTGGCCCTCGCCGCGAGGAAGGAGCATTCGCTGGCCGTGAAGCAGGATGGAACCGTGTGGGCCTGGGGCAACAACGATCATGGCCAGCTCGGCGACGGGACCACCACGAACAGAACCACTCCTGTACAAGTTACCGGGCTCTCGGGCGTGGTGAACGTCGCAGCGGGTTGGTGGTCCTCTCTGGTACTGAAGCAGGATGGAACCGTGTGGGCTTGGGGCGACAACTACTATGGCCAGCTCGGCGACGGCACCAGCACGACAAGGACCACGCCGGTGCAGGTCTCAGGGCTTTCTGGAGCCATTGCTCTCGTTTCCGGCCACAACCATGCAATGGCGCTGAAGCAGGATGGAACCGTGTGGAGCTGGGGCTACAACTACGCTGGCCAGCTTGGCGATGGCACCACGTTCTCGCGCACCACACCGGTACAGGTGTCCGGCTTGTCTGGTGTCACAAGCATCGACGCGAAAATCTCTCATTCGCTGGCTGTGAGGAACGATGGAACCGTGTGGGCCTGGGGTGACAACTACTTCGGTCAGCTCGGCGATGGCACTACCACCCGGAGGGCCACGCCAGTGCAGGTGCTGGGATTCTCGGGCGCGGTAGCCGTCCAGGCTGGCTGCAGCCACTCCCTGGCACTCAAGCAGGACGGCTCCATCTGGGGCTGGGGCGACAACTACTACGGCCAGCTCGGCGATGGCACCAACACCACTCGCTACTCCCCAGTGAGAGTGCTCCAGTAG
- a CDS encoding RDD family protein — MSSPQPVFSSPRRPGLRVVPDGEELGSPYPKASLWMRLGARIVDVAVAWGLYVVCGAAGGVVALLFLLLADGMLQGQSVGKRIFGVKVMHLPTRSAARHRDSTLRNAPLALIVLLGMMPPPLGAVACMAGLVVIGGVEALRVVRDPLGWRLGDTWAQTQVVDGKVVAGATVAARTPVTAARVPGRFLSAARVRRRRTIEKSRRGKPCASR, encoded by the coding sequence GTGAGCTCTCCTCAACCTGTCTTCTCCTCTCCCCGCCGTCCCGGCCTGCGCGTGGTGCCCGACGGCGAGGAGCTGGGCTCGCCCTATCCCAAGGCCTCGCTGTGGATGCGGCTGGGCGCGCGCATCGTGGACGTGGCGGTGGCGTGGGGCCTCTACGTGGTGTGCGGCGCCGCCGGTGGAGTGGTGGCGCTGCTCTTCCTGCTGCTGGCCGACGGCATGCTGCAGGGCCAGAGCGTGGGCAAGCGCATCTTCGGGGTGAAGGTGATGCACCTGCCCACGCGCTCCGCGGCGCGCCACCGGGACAGCACCCTGCGCAACGCGCCGCTGGCGCTCATCGTCCTGCTGGGGATGATGCCTCCGCCGCTGGGCGCGGTGGCGTGCATGGCCGGGCTGGTGGTCATCGGTGGAGTGGAGGCCCTGCGCGTGGTGAGGGATCCGCTCGGCTGGCGGCTCGGCGATACGTGGGCGCAGACGCAGGTGGTGGATGGGAAGGTCGTCGCCGGAGCAACCGTTGCAGCACGCACGCCCGTGACGGCCGCTCGCGTCCCGGGAAGATTCTTGTCCGCGGCGCGGGTTCGCCGTCGCCGCACCATCGAGAAGTCCAGAAGGGGAAAGCCTTGCGCATCGCGCTGA
- a CDS encoding DUF1015 family protein has translation MARVLPFSALLPSLESHLSADDDGCPFNAPPRSSFIRPLLDRVDPTAELGRLRAAGSVLRDARPALYLAEVYSSAGRLGGPPVRFLLCALTPDAAEPLEVEPYRPRSAQVEPTVTLAADDHGVLRGLLAEAAERSISVWQGTFEDAPVALRRIEPSPVARRIQAVLDEAPLRPLAELDERRPSLAAIVPLSDPGLHFEPVHRAIQGLDTFDEDTFLALVTAYARVYDLEEPLTTPRGIAAANERLATLVRGHHAVLLVLPEGRGKILRFRQGLDLAHLKGAPRNPTLRSLDLALLNALVLRTVLGIKDPEESGHPQVFAVQGMESLVRGVHGGMFQAGFALNPPPLWEVRAVMEAAQTLPPKTLRVAPAPPAGLLFLDPEA, from the coding sequence ATGGCGCGCGTCCTTCCCTTCTCCGCACTGCTCCCGTCACTCGAGTCGCACCTGTCGGCCGATGACGACGGGTGTCCCTTCAATGCGCCACCCCGGTCCTCGTTCATCCGGCCGCTGCTGGATCGGGTGGACCCGACGGCGGAGCTGGGGCGGTTGAGGGCCGCGGGCTCCGTGCTCCGCGACGCCCGCCCGGCGTTGTACCTGGCGGAGGTGTACAGCTCGGCGGGGCGGCTGGGAGGGCCTCCGGTGCGCTTCCTGCTGTGCGCGCTCACGCCGGACGCGGCCGAGCCGCTGGAGGTGGAGCCGTACCGGCCCCGCTCGGCGCAGGTGGAGCCGACGGTCACCCTGGCGGCGGACGACCATGGGGTACTCCGAGGTCTCCTGGCGGAGGCGGCCGAGCGCAGCATCTCCGTGTGGCAGGGGACGTTCGAGGACGCCCCGGTGGCGCTGAGGCGCATCGAGCCCTCGCCGGTGGCCCGGCGCATCCAGGCGGTGCTCGACGAGGCGCCCCTGCGCCCGCTGGCCGAGCTGGACGAGCGCAGGCCGAGTCTGGCGGCCATCGTGCCGCTGTCGGATCCCGGGCTGCACTTCGAGCCGGTGCACCGCGCCATCCAGGGACTGGACACCTTCGACGAGGACACGTTCCTGGCGCTCGTGACGGCCTACGCGCGCGTCTATGACCTGGAGGAGCCGCTCACGACGCCTCGAGGCATCGCCGCGGCGAACGAGCGGCTGGCCACGCTGGTGCGGGGGCACCACGCAGTGCTGCTGGTGCTGCCCGAGGGGCGGGGGAAGATCCTACGCTTCCGGCAGGGGTTGGATCTGGCGCACCTGAAGGGGGCACCGCGCAATCCGACCCTGCGGAGTCTGGATCTGGCGTTGCTGAACGCGCTGGTGCTGCGAACGGTGCTGGGCATCAAGGACCCCGAGGAGTCGGGACATCCGCAGGTGTTCGCGGTGCAGGGGATGGAGTCGTTGGTCCGAGGCGTCCACGGGGGGATGTTCCAGGCGGGCTTCGCGCTCAATCCGCCGCCCTTGTGGGAGGTGCGCGCGGTGATGGAGGCGGCGCAGACGTTGCCGCCCAAGACGTTGCGCGTGGCGCCCGCGCCGCCGGCGGGACTGCTGTTCCTCGACCCGGAGGCCTAG